Genomic DNA from Methanomassiliicoccales archaeon:
TAGGCTGGTCGAACCAGACCGTTGATAATTCGACCGTCGCGGGAAGATACTCCTCTATCGCTCTCGACGAAGATGATAAGGTCCACATCTCGTACTATGACAGCACCAATAACAATCTCAAATACGCCACAAACTTCAATGGATTCTGGGAGAACTTCACCGTGGACAGTGAGGGAGATACCGGGCTCTTTACCTCGATCGGTGTGGATTCCCAGGGTGCGGTCCATATCTCTTACTACGATCTTACAGGTCAGAGCCTGAAATATGCCTCAAATGCAGGTGGCTATTGGGAGAATCATACCATTGACGATGCAGGAAATGTCGGCACCTACAGCTCCATCGCGTTGGATTCTTCTGATAAAGTGCACATAAGCTACTGTGATGAGACCCAGCTTGATCTGAAACACGCCACAAATTCTGAAGGCATCTGGACTGTTGATACCATTGACAGCGAAGGGCAGGTGGGCCGTTACACCTCAATAGCCCTCGATTCTTCGGACAATGTGCACATTAGCTATCAGAAGATAGACTCGCTTGACCTGAAGTACGCCACAAATTCCGATGGCGCATGGACAAGCGAGTTGGCGGAATCGGCCGGCGATGTGGGGTTCTGGACCTCCATCGCTTTGGCCCCCAATGATCGCCCCTTCATCTCCCATTATGACCAAGAGGCCCAATCACTTATTCTGACAAATATTCGGCAAGGACCACCCTCTGCTCCCAGGGAATTGATCGCGGATCCAGGGAATGGCTACGTAAGTCTTAGCTGGGAGCCCCCCTTGGATATTGGGGGATTTCCCATAATCAACTATATGGTCTACAGAGGAACCAACCCCGAACAACTGGCTACACTGGGGCTGATCGGCAACGTGACTGATTACAACGACAACACTGTGGATAACGGGGTGACTTATTACTACGGCGTTAGCGCTTTCAACTCGTTAGGAGAGGGGGATCTCTCCGAACTGGTTCAGACCACGCCCTATGGAACCCCGAGCCCTCCCGGGAATCTGCAGGCCCAGTTAGTTGATGGGCAGGTGATCCTGGATTGGCAAGCACCGACTGACGATGGGGGCAAACCCGTGGAAAACTATCGCATCTACCGGGGACCGTCCTCAGCTCAGCTTTCACTCCTGACCACAATAGGTAACCACACCGAATACACTGACGGAAATATCAGCGAAGGAAACACCTATGCTTATCGGGTTACGGCCGTGAACGAGGTGGGAGAAGGTCAGTACTCCGCCACGGCACAAGTCACATGGAATGGAGGGGGCGTTGACCTAGACCTCACTCTGATCATTGGTATCGTGGTTGTCGTGGCGATCGTGGCCGTGGTAGCGTTAGTACTCTTCAGGAAGCTGAAGTCCTAGACGCTCTTCACAGATAATAGAAAGTGAGGATCAACCAATCCTCTATCCTTATTTCTCTTTAAATCCATGACTCTGAGATCGACCGATTGGGCCATCACATTTCATAGTAATCTATATATGTGGAGGGCAAGAATACCCGGCCGAACATGACATCCTATCTCGTGCCCGAGAACATAGGCTTTTCTGGCCTCTCGCCCATTGGGCTAGAGGTTACGCCGGGCATAGAGAACACGATCCTACGGTCAAGCACCACCGCCGCGTGCTGCGGATCTGGATGGGGAGCGGGAGCCGGAGGAGGATACCAGATACCCTCCTTGAGACTCCCTGACCGGTCGTAGGATCGTTCTGGAAATCTCTTGGGGGTGTATCTGTGAATACAAGACTGTTTACAGTGGGTCCTGTCGAGGTCCGCACCGAGGTTCTTCAGTCCATGAACCGTTCCATGATGACGCACAGGAGCAAGGACTACAAGGACCTCCACAGAAGCATAGTGGAGAAGCTGAGGAAGGCGCTGGAGACGGATATGCACATCATCCTGGCGGCGACTTCCTCTTCGGGTTTCCTCGAGTCCTGCGTCCGTTGCGGTGTCCAGAGCAAGATGCTGGGTATCTCGAACGGATCGTTCGGCGAGAGGTGGCAGAAGATCGGTACAGCCAACGGCAAGGAGGTGGTGAAACTCCAGGTGCCATGGGGAAAGGCCGTTCGACCCAAGGACCTGGAGGGAACGGTCGATGAGAGCACAGAGGCCGTCACCTTGGTATCCAACGAGTCATCCACGGGCGTGTTCAATCCGGTTGAGGATCTGATCCGCGCCATCAGGGAGGAGGGCGATCCTCTAGTTTTCATCGATGGCGTCACATCCGTCGGGGCAATCGATCTCCGACTTGACCGAATTGATGTGGACGCGCTTGTTTTCGGTACCCAGAAGGCACTGGCACTCCCTCCCGGTCTGGCCGTGATCTGCGCCTCGGACCGATTGCTGGAGAAGGCCAAGAGCGTGGAGAACCGGGGTTTCTACTTCGACCTGCTGGAGCTGAAGAAGTATGCCGATAAGGACTACGCAATGACCACCCCACCCGTGTCTCTCATGTATGGCTTGGATTTCCAGCTGGACCGTATGCTAAAGGAGGGCATGACTAGCAGGTACGAGAGGCATCAGGAGATGGCAGATATTGTCCGGGAATGGGCAGAAAGGAGGGCGGGCCTCTTCGCTGAGCAAGGTCATCGTTCCAATACTATCACGGTGGTGAACAACACCGAATTCAATTTTGATGCGATTCAGAACTCCCTTGAGGGAAAGGGATACGAGATATCAGGCGGATATGGGAAGCTTAAAGACGAGACCTACAGAATAGGTCATATGGGCGACCTGACCGTGCCCGATATAAGGGAGTTCCTGGCAGTGATGAATAAGGTTATGGAGGAATTAGCGTGAAGTTGCTTGTGACTGACCCCATCTCGAACGAGGGCCTGGAGATACTGAAAAGAGACGCGAGGGTTCAGGTGGATGTGAAATCCACGCTAAGCCACGAAGAGCTGCTGAAGGAGATCGCCGACTACGACGGCATCATCATAAGGAGCGGTACCAAGGTGACCTCGGAGGTCATCGACGCGGGCAGAAATCTCAAGGTGGTGGGAAGGGCCGGAGTGGGCGTCGACAATGTCGACGTGGATCATGCCACCCGGAAGGGAGTCCTGGTCATGAACACACCCGCAGCCAACATACTCTCTGCGGCCGAGCACACAATGGCTATGATGCTCACCCTTGCCCGCAAGATCGTTTGGGCAGACAACTCTCTCAAGTCCGGCAAGTGGGAAAGGAAGAAGTTCACGGGCATAGAGCTCAGCGGCAAGACCCTTGGCATCGTTGGTATCGGCCGGATAGGAGGAGAGGTTGCCAAGAGAGCCAAGGCCTTCCAGATGCGACTCATCGGCTTCGATCCCTTTATATCGCCGGAGAACGCGGTGAAGGTTGGTGTAAGGCTTCTCCCCCTGGAAAGAGTGGTGGAAGAAGCGGACATCATCACCGTCCATGCTCCATTGACCAAGGGAACCTACCACCTCCTAGGGGAGGAACAGTTCAGACTCATGAAGCCCTCCGCGCTGGTAATCAACTGCGCCAGAGGAGGGATCATCGATGAGGATGCGCTTTGCAGCGCCCTCGAAGAACGAAGGATAGCCGGGGCCGCGATTGACGTGTACGAAGAGGAACCTCCCTTGGGCTCCAAGCTACTGGAGCTGGACAACATAGTGACCACCCCACATCTTGGGGCATCGACCAAGGAAGCCCAGGAGAAGGTCTCGCTGGAGATGGCCGAGCACGTCAAGAAGTTTCTCCTTGAGGGGAGAATCAGCAACGCTGTCAATGCCCCAAGGGGAAAGGTGGATCCGAAGGTTGCGCCCTTCATTCCACTAGCGGAGACTCTTGGATGCTTCGCGATGAACATCTTCGATTCACCGCTCAGGAGGGTTCAGGTAACCGTCTGCGGAGAGATCGCGAGCAGGGATACCAGCATGGTCCGCATCTCAGCGCTTATCGGGGCTCTTTCAAATATAACCGGGGAGAACACCAACATAATCAACGCCGAGGCGATCGCCAAGGAGAAAGGCATCCAGGTGGTGGAGTCCAAGGTGGACGAGTCCTCTCACTTCGTGAATATGATAAGCGTGCAGTTGCAGTCAGACGGGCACAAGCTCGAGGTCCGTGGGACGGCATTCCCGGCCGACGAACCTCGGCTGGTTGGTATAGACGAGTTCGATATCGACATGCCTCTAGAGGGTGATCTCATCATGACCATCCACCAGGATGTTCCAGGTGTGATAGGCAAGGTGGGCAACATCCTTGGCAACAACAACATCAACATAGCCAGGATGCGGGTTGGCAGGCGAAATCGGGGCGAGAGGGCCTTGATGCTGGTGGTGGTCGATGATTTCGTGGAGAAGGAACTTCTGGATGAACTGGTCAGAGAGGCAGGACTGCAAGAGGCACGCTATATTCGCCTTAGTGAGATGAGACCGAAGGAGTACATGCAGTTATAGGCCTCGTAGGATGTATTATTCCCGATTCGATTGGTGATTCGATGAAGATACTCTCTATCGTTGGCGCAAGACCCCAATTCATTAAGCTCGCTCCGCTTCACCCAGAGGTTTCCAGGCGACACGAGCATATTATCGTGCACACTGGGCAGCACTATGATTATGAGATGAGCCAGGTGTTCTTCGAAGAGTTGAGTATACCTGATCCGAATTACAACCTCGGGATCGGCTCGGGAACTCACGCCGAACAGACTGGGGCCATCATGCTTGCCTGTGAGAGGACTCTCTTGATTGAAGAACCAGACGTCGTTTTGGTCTACGGGGACACGAATTCCACCCTCGCCGCGGGGCTTGCCGCGGCTAAGCTGAACATACCGATCGCACATGTAGAGGCAGGTCTTCGTTCTTTCAACCGAAAGATGCCGGAGGAGATAAACAGGATACTGACCGATCATCTTTCCACAGCATTTCTCTGCCCCTCACAAGCTTCGGTCGAGAACTTGAGAAAGGAAGGTAAGGAGGAGCATGTGCACCTTGTAGGCGATACAATGGTCCAGACCCTTCTTATGATAGAGCCCAAGCTGACGACAGAAATCCTAACAAGGAATGAGCTCAAGAGTGGACAATTCGTACTCTGCACGGTCCATCGGCAGGATAATGCCGATTCGATCGAGAATATGGAGTCGATAATCGGAGCGATGATTGATTCCGATGAGAGCATCGTGTTTCCTATTCACCCACGCACCAAGAAGAACCTCGATCGGTGGAAAATGCTGCCCTCTATTCAAAAGGCGGAAAATATAGTTCTATTGCCACCACAAGGGTTTCTCTCCTTCATCTCTCTTGAAAAGCATGCAAAGGCCATTATGACCGATTCGGGCGGCGTTCAGAAGGAAGCGTTCTTCTTCCGTGTTCCCTGCATCACTATGAGGTGCGAAACCGAGTGGGTAGAGACCGTAGATCATGGATGGAATGTCCTGGTAGGTTCCGATCGCAAGTCCATATTGGATGCACTTGAGAATCTTGGACCAGGAGATCCCAATCCTACCTCATACGGTGATGTCCATGTGGCGACTAGGATCGTTGAAGCTCTTGAGGATCTCTAGGCCAATTTATCTTCCACGCTCTTTATCTTCTGGGTCATTGCGTCCTTCCTGCCCTTCCGGTCGTCGATCTTGATGGTGGTAATGACCCTGTCAGACATCCCCAAGACCTTGGTGTGGCATTTCATTACTACCTCCATGACCTCGTCCATTTCACCCTCAAGTATCGTGGCCATGGGAGTGAGCAGATACCTTACACCACTCTCTCTCACTATCTTCATGCATTCCGCCACGTATTCACTCACGCTCTCGCCCTTCCCCAAGGGAACTACGCTAAACTCTACCAGCATCTTCTCACACCTAGTAAATCGGACCTGAACGGATTAGATTCTTTCGGGTTACATTACTTAGCTAATGTACTATGAAATTAGGAGAATTAGAGTGATTGCCAGATGAGGAAATTCGCACAATGTTTATATATAAGGGTTTTTAATGATTCCTTTATTCGGTTTAAAAGGGCGACGTATTGAACCGGGGGAATTGTGTTATGAGATTTGATGGAAATGGAAGGTCCACATTGACGGTCGATCATCTCACTCACGCTATTCGAAAGAGTATTGACAGCAATGGAATGCCCGAGGATCAGGCAAGGGCAATGGCGCAGCACGTGATGAATTTCTTTGGATATAGCGAGAGGATAATTGATAACATACTTGAGCCCGAGGACCGCGATGCATTCTACATGCTCGAGGACACCGGGATCCTCACCACCGAGCGGGAGGAGACCACACTCTACGACGGAAGGGAATGGAGGATCCACTACTGGCTTTTCAGAAAGTCGAGGATAGAGGAACTCATCACGGAGAACGGACATTCCGCCTTTGTGGATGATGGTGGAGACTCGATCTACGACGAGATACCAGAAGAGATCTGGCAGAGGGTCTAGTCGAGCATAGAGACCTGACAGATAGGGAAGGCATTATTTTCGGTCACCCGTCCGAAATCATTTTCTCATCTACTATAGGGTATTGACGAGATGTCCTTCTTCCCGTACACCCCAAGGAAGTATCAGTCCGAACTCGTCGATCTAATATCTAGAACAGTGAAGACCAGGACCCATCTGGTTCTCGAGAGCGGAACTGGAACAGGCAAGACGGTTTGTGCCATCTCGGGTGTCCTGGAATCACTAGACGAGGGAGAGAAGCTGCTTTACCTGACCAGGACAAACTCTCAGCAGAGGCAGGTTATGCTGGAACTGAGGAAGATCGCTGAGAAGAATACCGTCTTTGGAATGGGCATCCAGGGTAGAAGGGGTACTTGCCCACTGGTGAGAAGCGATCCCTCGCTCCATGGCGGAACTCCAGACGAGCTCTC
This window encodes:
- a CDS encoding alanine--glyoxylate aminotransferase family protein gives rise to the protein MNRSMMTHRSKDYKDLHRSIVEKLRKALETDMHIILAATSSSGFLESCVRCGVQSKMLGISNGSFGERWQKIGTANGKEVVKLQVPWGKAVRPKDLEGTVDESTEAVTLVSNESSTGVFNPVEDLIRAIREEGDPLVFIDGVTSVGAIDLRLDRIDVDALVFGTQKALALPPGLAVICASDRLLEKAKSVENRGFYFDLLELKKYADKDYAMTTPPVSLMYGLDFQLDRMLKEGMTSRYERHQEMADIVREWAERRAGLFAEQGHRSNTITVVNNTEFNFDAIQNSLEGKGYEISGGYGKLKDETYRIGHMGDLTVPDIREFLAVMNKVMEELA
- a CDS encoding phosphoglycerate dehydrogenase; this translates as MKLLVTDPISNEGLEILKRDARVQVDVKSTLSHEELLKEIADYDGIIIRSGTKVTSEVIDAGRNLKVVGRAGVGVDNVDVDHATRKGVLVMNTPAANILSAAEHTMAMMLTLARKIVWADNSLKSGKWERKKFTGIELSGKTLGIVGIGRIGGEVAKRAKAFQMRLIGFDPFISPENAVKVGVRLLPLERVVEEADIITVHAPLTKGTYHLLGEEQFRLMKPSALVINCARGGIIDEDALCSALEERRIAGAAIDVYEEEPPLGSKLLELDNIVTTPHLGASTKEAQEKVSLEMAEHVKKFLLEGRISNAVNAPRGKVDPKVAPFIPLAETLGCFAMNIFDSPLRRVQVTVCGEIASRDTSMVRISALIGALSNITGENTNIINAEAIAKEKGIQVVESKVDESSHFVNMISVQLQSDGHKLEVRGTAFPADEPRLVGIDEFDIDMPLEGDLIMTIHQDVPGVIGKVGNILGNNNINIARMRVGRRNRGERALMLVVVDDFVEKELLDELVREAGLQEARYIRLSEMRPKEYMQL
- the wecB gene encoding UDP-N-acetylglucosamine 2-epimerase (non-hydrolyzing) — translated: MKILSIVGARPQFIKLAPLHPEVSRRHEHIIVHTGQHYDYEMSQVFFEELSIPDPNYNLGIGSGTHAEQTGAIMLACERTLLIEEPDVVLVYGDTNSTLAAGLAAAKLNIPIAHVEAGLRSFNRKMPEEINRILTDHLSTAFLCPSQASVENLRKEGKEEHVHLVGDTMVQTLLMIEPKLTTEILTRNELKSGQFVLCTVHRQDNADSIENMESIIGAMIDSDESIVFPIHPRTKKNLDRWKMLPSIQKAENIVLLPPQGFLSFISLEKHAKAIMTDSGGVQKEAFFFRVPCITMRCETEWVETVDHGWNVLVGSDRKSILDALENLGPGDPNPTSYGDVHVATRIVEALEDL
- a CDS encoding MTH1187 family thiamine-binding protein, giving the protein MLVEFSVVPLGKGESVSEYVAECMKIVRESGVRYLLTPMATILEGEMDEVMEVVMKCHTKVLGMSDRVITTIKIDDRKGRKDAMTQKIKSVEDKLA